A stretch of Alligator mississippiensis isolate rAllMis1 chromosome 14, rAllMis1, whole genome shotgun sequence DNA encodes these proteins:
- the IKBKE gene encoding inhibitor of nuclear factor kappa-B kinase subunit epsilon, whose translation MQSTPNYLWYTDDVLGQGATACVYKARNKKSGELVAVKVFNNASYMRPQEVQLREFEVLRKLNHKNIVKLFAIEEAGSSKQKVLVMEYCSSGSLLNMLEDPENAFGLSEAEFLIVLNCVVAGMNHLRENGIVHRDIKPGNIMRLMGEDGQSVYKLTDFGAARELDDDEKFVSVYGTEEYLHPDMYERAVLRKPQQKAYGVTVDLWSIGVTFYHAAAGSLPFIPFGGPRRNKEIMYKITTQKPSGAISGVQRQENGPIEWGYELPVTCRLSAGLKSQLVPILANILEVDQEKCWGFDQFFAETSDILQRIVFDVFSLSQATMHRVFIHSHNTTNIFLDAVFRQTNTAPHHQEYFFEGYPYDLEPNLQAQNFSRTTQNSPLTLLSTETEDPIGVRYRDPAHGFPKFVPKVDVIADCSIAKGVLGAVHQTLRIARSLLKCQEFILRGLHCVIESLKSECSKFLERKETAVLMLTCLQHTNEKTLMVYDAVSGSNGNPELKDLAEVKARLQMVTEDLCRYSHSISEYQGTLGDILSELVNHRQQAQEDRSIRQMECCLEKMQLIHKQFKKARACMRLAYNDEQIHKLDKLNLGHLARKVISIFQDDCVQKYQDVLGGHGNRMRKVCEIKKHLKKLDSSLSAGCVELTECWDCLHNALDRLPQRVQVPSAPLPVYTQDTDQGMALRMQELLEQMKSVTCDLQLNNSIIERLRGVAPTPGI comes from the exons ATGCAGAGCACGCCGAACTATCTCTGGTACACGGACGATGTCTTGGGCCAAGGGGCTACGGCCTGCGTGTACAAAGCACGCAACAAG AAATCGGGAGAGCTGGTTGCTGTGAAAGTCTTCAATAATGCCAGCTACATGAGACCCCAAGAGGTTCAGCTGAGAGAGTTCGAGGTGCTGAGGAAATTAAATCATAAGAACATCGTCAAACTGTTCGCAATTGAAGAGGCC GGAAGCAGCAAGCAGAAGGTGCTGGTGATGGAGTACTGCTCGAGCGGGAGCTTGCTGAATATGTTGGAAGATCCAGAAAACGCCTTTGGCTTGTCTGAGGCCGAGTTCCTCATCGTGCTGAACTGTGTCG TGGCCGGCATGAACCACCTGCGGGAGAATGGCATCGTCCACAGGGACATCAAGCCGGGAAACATCATGCGGCTGATGGGGGAAGATGGGCAGAGTGTCTACAAGCTCACGGACTTTGGGGCTGCTCGGGAGCTGGACGACGACGAGAAGTTTGTGTCTGTCTATGGAACAGAAGAGTATCTT CATCCAGACATGTATGAACGAGCAGTTCTGAGAAAACCCCAGCAAAAGGCTTATGGGGTGACTGTAGATCTGTGGAGTATCGGGGTGACCTTTTACCacgctgctgcaggcagcctccCCTTCATCCCTTTCGGAGGACCTCGCAGAAACAAAGAAATCAT GTATAAAATAACAACCCAGAAACCTTCTGGAGCAATCTCAGGTGTCCAGAGGCAGGAGAACGGGCCCATCGAGTGGGGTTACGAGCTGCCTGTCACGTGCCGACTCTCTGC GGGGCTGAAAAGCCAGCTTGTCCCGATCCTGGCCAACATCCTGGAAGTGGATCAGGAAAAATGCTGGGGCTTCGATCAGTTTTTCGCAGAAACCAGCGACATCCTGCAGAGGATAGTGTTCGATGTCTTCTCCTTGTCACAAGCCACCATGCACCGGGTCTTCATCCACTCCCACAACAC taCAAACATATTTTTAGATGCTGTCTTCAGGCAAACAAATACAGCCCCTCACCATCAAGAATACTTTTTTGAAGGTTACCCATATGACTTGGAACCCAACCTCCAAGCCCAAAATTTCTCCAGGACCACGCAAAATAGCCCTCTGACTTTGCTGAGCACTGAAACAGAGGATCCCATAGGCGTGAGATACAGAGATC CGGCACACGGCTTCCCAAAGTTTGTCCCGAAGGTTGATGTCATAGCTGACTGCAGCATAGCAAAG GGTGTCCTCGGTGCAGTTCACCAGACGCTGAGGATAGCCCGGTCGCTTCTGAAATGTCAAGAGTTTATCCTGAGGGGGCTCCACTGTGTGAT TGAGAGCCTCAAATCTGAGTGCTCAAAGTTTCTGGAGAGGAAGGAAACAGCCGTTTTGATGCTGACCTGCTTGCAGCATACCAACGAGAAGACCCTGATGGT GTATGACGCTGTATCTGGAAGCAATGGGAACCCAGAGCTGAAGGACCTGGCTGAGGTGAAAGCAAGGCTGCAAATG GTCACTGAAGACCTCTGTAGGTACTCTCACAGCATCTCTGAATATCAAGGGACATTGGGTGATATTTTATCTGAGCTGGTAAATCACCGGCAGCAGGCACAAGAAGATAGAAG CATCCGGCAGATGGAGTGCTGCCTTGAGAAGATGCAGCTCATACACAAGCAGTTCAAGAAGGCCAGGGCGTGCATGC ggcTGGCCTATAATGATGAACAAATACACAAACTGGATAA GTTGAATCTAGGACATCTAGCAAGAAAAGTTATATCAATTTTCCAGGATGATTGCGTACAGAAATATCAAGATGTCCTGGGTGGTCATGGAAACAGAATGAG GAAAGTTTGCGAGATAAAAAAACATTTGAAGAAGCTCGACAGTTCCTTGTCAGCAGGCTGCGTGGAGCTGACTGAGTGCTGGGACTGCCTCCATAAC GCTTTGGACAGGCTGCCACAGAGAGTCCAGGTCCCTTCCGCTCCTCTACCAGTTTACACACAAGACACCGATCAGGGTATGGCACTTAG AatgcaggagcttctggagcaaATGAAATCAGTAACTTGTGATCTCCAGTTGAACAACAGCATCATTGAACG GTTACGTGGGGTTGCACCCACTCCAGGTATTTAA